The genomic segment ttctgtcttttgCCTCCACTTATGTATGCAGCCGGTCTTGCCTTTCATATTAATTTTTATGACCTGGGATGTTGCATGGATCTGGTGCTGTGTGTTCTCCCCTCTCTTCTCTCTGTACCAGGATTTTTTAACATTCTGGAAAAGTTTTAATCGCTGAATTCCCAGCAGACAGTAATGTGTGCTTTCTATTTGACATTGCAGAGCAATATATTCGGAGGTCTGGATGAGAGTTTGCTGGCCCGTGCTGAAGCTCTGGCTGCTGTGGATATAGCGTCTCAGTGCAAgagccaacaccaccaccaccaccaccacactccTCACCACAGTCCCTTCAAGCCGGACGCCACCTACCACAACATGAACACTATCCCATGCACGTCTGCCTCCTCGTCTTCCTCAGTGCCCATCTCCCATCCTTCTGGAGTGGGTggccaccaccatcaccaccaccaccatcaccaccaccagccCCTGGAAGGAGAACTTCTGGACCACATTACCCCAGGGCTAACATTGGGGGCCATAACAGGACCAGATGGCTCCGTGGTGTCCACTCCAGCTCACCCTCATATGTCAGGCATGAATCCCATGCACCAGGCTGCACTCAGCATGGCACATGCCCACGGGCTACCATCCCACATGGGATGCATGAGCGATGTCGACGCCGATCCAAGGGACTTGGAAGCCTTTGCTGAGAGGTTCAAGCAGAGGAGGATCAAACTTGGGGTTACCCAGGCAGATGTGGGGTCTGCTCTTGCCAACTTGAAGATCCCCGGGGTGGGCTCTCTCAGCCAGAGCACCATCTGCAGGTTCGAGTCCCTCACCCTGTCCCACAACAACATGATCGCCCTCAAGCCCATCCTGCAAGCCTGGCTGGAGGAGGCCGAGAAGTCGCATCGGGAGAAGCTCACCAAGCCTgaactctttaatggggccgAAAAGAAGAGGAAACGCACGTCCATAGCTGCCCCAGAGAAGAGGTCCCTGGAAGCCTACTTCGCCATCCAGCCCAGACCCTCCTCAGAAAAGATCGCGGCCATCGCCGAAAAACTAGACCTGAAAAAGAACGTGGTCCGGGTCTGGTTCTGCAACCAGAGGCAGAAACAGAAACGGATGAAATACTCTGCCGGGATTTAGACTAAAGCTTGGGGATTTTCTAATGGACACGAGAGCTTTTATTCTTTCTAGATATCTCTGTACATATCTCCATCACCAGGATCACCCTCCTGAGAGCATTCTTCTGTAGGTCACTAGTGTCTTGCTGACCCCAGATCTCCAGTCAGTATTAATGGACCAGGACTGCACAAGTAAGACgcgtttttcttattttcccgaTTACTATTTGTAAACAACAATACGGATCCCGGGAAAAAAGACTGAAGCCTGGGACCCGGTGACCGCAAAAGGAGTAATATatcagataaatatatatatatatgaatatacagtacatctatttttaatgtgatgatgatgatgatgagtatATTTGTCCCCTGTTGTGACTCTGCTCTAGATAACATCACCCCGATGTATGTGCCACTATTTTTATTGttactattattattaataattattatttcGTTTACAATCAATTGTTAGCAGGATTTGGGGATGTGCCGTTTACAGAAGTTGATTTGCTGCTTTTCTATCTGTTTCACATCAGTTAACGCACAAAAGACGCAGGTTTTCAATACAAACCAATACATCCAGTTCCAGTGCAATTCATCTGTAGATTTCCATACACATAGGCGGCAGGCAGCCCCTGCCCTCTTGGACTGCTGCTTTAATTCCTTACATATTTAATGGGGGTCCCCACATTGCTAGACACAACTTCCAGCTAATTGCCGGCAATGAATTTTGGGAGCGCATAGTCTGAACAGCCTGCACCCATCCAATCCATCAGGTAGACACTCATCATTGGGGCCCAGTGTACACACTGACTAGTGTAAATAGTGCGTTTTGTTGAACACACACAACacacaatataaatatattttgctGTATCGATTCCAGGTTTTCTGTCCCGTATAAAAACTCtattggattgttttttttttgctatagacGCTCTTCTTTAATATGGTAATGTCTTAAATTATTCCTAATGTTGATTCGTcttttatcaaaaaaaaaaaaaaaaaacgcgagAAAAAAAACGACAATTTTTGTTTGTAAAGAAATTTTATTTTAAGAAAGTTTGTCTGGACTTGTGTGACACTTCCAGCCGACTCTATCAGTGGTAATAAAAGGATGTACATATCGGAGCTCTGGTTCCGGAACTCAGTGTCTTTCTCATGGATTCGTTATAAGGGAATTTTTACCAAATAAAAAGCATTTCTGCTATAATGAGCTGTGCCTGGTGTGTCCGTCCCTGGAGGCTCGTCATGCGTTTATCACCAGATTATTGAGCTGTCTGTAGCACCCATACTTCTCATCTACCTACAGCCTGCAGGCAAGTGTGCAgatagatgtatactgtatacaaaATACCTGCTCCACAACTACAAGTATGCCTGGGTTACCCTACAGCTCATGCTATCATGTACTACACTTACACCAGGCATGTGGGGGGCAGTCATACAGTGAGGGTCCTGGGAGTGAGAAACCTCATATTTTATATTTGACTAAAGGAGCTATAAATCTAACACCAGAGTCCTGTAGGACTGACAGGGAGCTGGAGAGTTCAGCACCGGGGACAGCTCCTGCACCTCCCACTGTGCTGGGTGATGTCTGTGCTCCATGCAGGCACCAGGCCTTTGTCCTATAGGCTCTGATATCACAGCATCCCACCAAATCACCAGAGCTGTTCTGGGCAGAAAATGCGCTTCTCTGGGTGTATTATATATCTTCATAACATAATATAATACATTTCTTTATTTACCAGCACACAGAAGTCTTTCTttgaaaaaagggtaaaaaaaataaaaatcatagtgTGTATGTATGATGCCTATAtgcgtgtaatatatatatatatatataatttattttattttatgttattattattatatcatcAATTATTTTATTGCACCGTGATAAAATGATCTTTGTTTCTATATCTAAATATATGTATCTATTGCTctgtctactatctatctatctattaatttatatatttatttatctattacgctatctatctattcatttatctatctattaatctatctatttattatctatctattaatctattatctatatatctatttgttatctatctatgtatcaatttatctatctattaatctactatttatctattatctatctatctatctatctatctatctatctatctatctatctatctatctatctatctatcaatgtgtctatctatctatcaatgtgtctatctatctatcaatgtgTCTATCATATCCATCTATCTTCACCCATGAAAACATCAGCACATGCCTTCAGGTAATGGCAGCACACGAGGGGTGGACTTTTATGTTAATTAGAGGCTAGTGACTAGACACTTGGTCACAAGGTGAATGTGATTTGTACTTGAGAACATAGAAACAATGTAATGCATTGAGCCCTATTTGCTTTGATCCAGTTCCTTGTAAAATAATCAGACAATAACATTTTCTCCTTGCTGCAAAGTTTCTGGTTTTGACTTAAATCAAGTCACATGAGTATGATGACTGTAATCCATGAAATAATATTCATCACTCGGTGACGTCACAGGACGGGGGATACAGCTGCGGCCCCTGGTATGTGGATGATGCCATTCCCTGCAGACCTAGCATTGCTCCATCACTTTTTACCATCCAATTCATAAATTACACGGTGAATGATAAAATGCAGCTAATTACAGAGAATAAGTAAGTAATCATTAGTTATCTCTACTAATTAGTGCGGGTCACAATCAGGCGCCGTGTGAGATCCTCATCGGGAATTGAAATTAACTTTGCAGAGTGAGTTGCTCTGCTTGAGACCTGCAGTCTGG from the Bufo bufo chromosome 2, aBufBuf1.1, whole genome shotgun sequence genome contains:
- the POU4F2 gene encoding POU domain, class 4, transcription factor 2 isoform X2 encodes the protein MMSLNSKQSFSMGHSSSLQDEPKYSTLHSSSEAMRRACLPTPPTVMCAFYLTLQSNIFGGLDESLLARAEALAAVDIASQCKSQHHHHHHHTPHHSPFKPDATYHNMNTIPCTSASSSSSVPISHPSGVGGHHHHHHHHHHHQPLEGELLDHITPGLTLGAITGPDGSVVSTPAHPHMSGMNPMHQAALSMAHAHGLPSHMGCMSDVDADPRDLEAFAERFKQRRIKLGVTQADVGSALANLKIPGVGSLSQSTICRFESLTLSHNNMIALKPILQAWLEEAEKSHREKLTKPELFNGAEKKRKRTSIAAPEKRSLEAYFAIQPRPSSEKIAAIAEKLDLKKNVVRVWFCNQRQKQKRMKYSAGI
- the POU4F2 gene encoding POU domain, class 4, transcription factor 2 isoform X1 encodes the protein MMMMSLNSKQSFSMGHSSSLQDEPKYSTLHSSPHSSSSATSSPSITSVRTSSGGGGGSSSSEAMRRACLPTPPSNIFGGLDESLLARAEALAAVDIASQCKSQHHHHHHHTPHHSPFKPDATYHNMNTIPCTSASSSSSVPISHPSGVGGHHHHHHHHHHHQPLEGELLDHITPGLTLGAITGPDGSVVSTPAHPHMSGMNPMHQAALSMAHAHGLPSHMGCMSDVDADPRDLEAFAERFKQRRIKLGVTQADVGSALANLKIPGVGSLSQSTICRFESLTLSHNNMIALKPILQAWLEEAEKSHREKLTKPELFNGAEKKRKRTSIAAPEKRSLEAYFAIQPRPSSEKIAAIAEKLDLKKNVVRVWFCNQRQKQKRMKYSAGI